Below is a window of Humulus lupulus chromosome 2, drHumLupu1.1, whole genome shotgun sequence DNA.
ACTAGAAGTAGAGCCTTAGAGTGATTTGGCGTAAAAGCGGATGCCAACGGCAATACCCAAGATTGCAAGGGGAACTAAGAACTGCAGAAGCTTGATAATAAACTCAGATGTCTTGTCTTGATTGTAGTAAGGCTGCTTTGGAGGTGAATAAGTTGTCTTCTTTGGAATAGTTGAGACATCGATCTCGCCTACATAGTATTCTTTCAACATGTCTCTAGCACTATCACTATGACCCACATCCTCGAAATCATCCGTTGCATCCTTCCCTATTATAATCGAAAAAAAACGATAAACATGTTTTCAAGCAGTACACAATTCAAAAAACAGAATCCAACTCCAAGCTAT
It encodes the following:
- the LOC133819792 gene encoding cytochrome b5, with product MGSDGKVFTLAQVSEHNTPKDCWLIINGKVYDVTKFLEDHPGGDDVLLSATGKDATDDFEDVGHSDSARDMLKEYYVGEIDVSTIPKKTTYSPPKQPYYNQDKTSEFIIKLLQFLVPLAILGIAVGIRFYAKSL